A portion of the Oscillospiraceae bacterium genome contains these proteins:
- a CDS encoding radical SAM protein — protein sequence MSEEKKLNGTVIVTYRCNARCSMCNRYKAPSKPEEEISIETIKKLPKMYFTNITGGEPFIRTDLKDIVRELYKKSDRIVISTNGFFTDRIVDLCKEFPQIGIRISIEGLEQTNNEIRGLQNGYQRGYGTLKKLREMGMKDVGFGMTVQDKNAPDLVPLYKISNEMGMEFATASLHNSFYFVEAKNIIHDRPMVAKNFENLVNELLRSNSPKKWFRAYFNHGLINYIYGQKRLLPCDMSFDTFFIDPYGDVMPCNGTKDKEVMGNLNNQTWDELWNSPEAEKVRAKVRCCDRDCWMIGSVSPAMHKYIWKPATWVLVHKFKALFTKHPYSMYELKICRDYRDGKVTKEELDKCSTCDMNCVINNGLSEASKEQLKHKTGEEIVDADIAQQMETK from the coding sequence ATGTCTGAAGAAAAGAAGTTAAATGGTACGGTCATCGTCACTTATCGTTGCAATGCTCGTTGCTCTATGTGCAACCGTTATAAGGCACCTTCCAAGCCGGAAGAGGAAATCAGCATCGAGACCATCAAGAAGCTACCGAAGATGTACTTCACAAACATCACCGGCGGCGAGCCGTTCATCCGTACTGACCTGAAAGATATCGTGCGTGAACTGTACAAGAAGTCTGACCGTATCGTTATTTCCACGAACGGTTTCTTCACAGATCGTATCGTTGATTTGTGTAAGGAGTTCCCTCAGATCGGTATTCGTATCTCTATCGAGGGTCTGGAGCAGACCAATAATGAGATTCGTGGCCTGCAGAACGGCTACCAGCGTGGTTACGGCACACTGAAGAAGCTGCGTGAGATGGGCATGAAGGATGTCGGCTTCGGCATGACTGTTCAGGACAAGAACGCTCCTGATCTGGTTCCGCTGTACAAGATCTCCAACGAGATGGGCATGGAATTCGCAACAGCATCTTTACACAACAGTTTCTACTTCGTTGAGGCAAAGAACATCATCCATGACCGTCCTATGGTCGCAAAGAACTTCGAGAATCTGGTCAATGAACTGCTCCGCAGCAATAGCCCGAAGAAGTGGTTCCGTGCTTACTTCAACCACGGCCTGATCAACTACATCTACGGCCAGAAGCGTCTGCTGCCTTGCGACATGAGCTTTGATACCTTCTTCATTGATCCGTATGGCGATGTTATGCCTTGCAACGGCACCAAGGATAAAGAGGTCATGGGTAACTTGAACAATCAGACCTGGGATGAGCTGTGGAACAGCCCTGAAGCAGAGAAGGTTCGTGCGAAGGTTCGTTGCTGTGACCGCGATTGCTGGATGATCGGTTCTGTTTCCCCGGCTATGCACAAGTACATCTGGAAGCCTGCTACCTGGGTTCTGGTTCATAAGTTCAAGGCTCTGTTCACAAAGCATCCGTACAGCATGTATGAGCTGAAAATCTGCCGTGACTACCGTGATGGAAAAGTTACCAAAGAGGAACTGGATAAGTGCAGTACCTGCGATATGAACTGCGTGATCAACAACGGTCTGAGTGAAGCATCCAAGGAGCAGCTGAAGCATAAGACTGGCGAGGAAATCGTGGATGCTGATATTGCACAGCAGATGGAGACGAAGTGA
- a CDS encoding acyltransferase, translating into MATKAERYEGIDGLKAYAIIGIALMHVLANGEYGIGGFVFERLIPSFTNLVFLFMMVSGFGMCCGYYQKIIDQKISVEDFYKKRYIKIWPYFALLCGLDFVISPSKESLFEVFANLTLCQGLLPNANITVIGVSWTLAVIFVFYMLFPFFCFLIGNKKRAWGVAVAALMFNWLCSSYFSAGRGNIVYDAIYFIAGGLIFLYRKELAEFASKHKVIAGAILLIATVVYFAVGGYTLMMLLFCVAALIYTIGCNRRGILVNPIVKFLGGISFEIYLCHMVIYRVFEKLHLVHLFGNGLLAYIFTAVAVICGSVVFSVCAKWFLNKIETFLKERVRRVNHV; encoded by the coding sequence GTGGCTACAAAAGCGGAACGATACGAGGGAATTGACGGTTTGAAGGCATATGCCATCATTGGCATTGCACTGATGCACGTCCTCGCAAATGGAGAATATGGGATAGGAGGATTTGTGTTTGAACGGCTAATACCATCATTCACAAACCTCGTTTTCCTTTTTATGATGGTCAGCGGTTTTGGCATGTGCTGTGGCTATTACCAGAAAATTATTGACCAGAAGATCAGCGTAGAGGATTTCTACAAGAAACGGTACATCAAAATCTGGCCGTACTTTGCATTGCTCTGTGGGTTAGACTTTGTGATTTCACCAAGCAAGGAATCCTTGTTTGAAGTTTTCGCAAACTTGACTTTATGTCAGGGACTTCTGCCAAATGCGAATATTACGGTCATTGGTGTGAGTTGGACACTGGCGGTTATTTTTGTGTTCTACATGCTGTTCCCGTTTTTCTGCTTCCTGATTGGAAATAAGAAGAGGGCGTGGGGCGTAGCAGTTGCGGCACTGATGTTTAACTGGCTGTGTTCTTCCTATTTCAGCGCAGGAAGAGGCAATATTGTTTATGATGCGATTTACTTTATCGCTGGTGGATTGATCTTCCTCTATCGGAAAGAGCTGGCTGAGTTCGCATCGAAGCACAAGGTTATCGCCGGAGCGATTCTGCTGATTGCCACGGTTGTCTATTTTGCCGTAGGTGGCTATACGCTCATGATGTTGCTTTTCTGTGTGGCAGCATTGATTTATACCATTGGCTGCAATCGGAGGGGGATATTGGTCAATCCAATTGTCAAGTTCCTCGGCGGTATCAGCTTCGAGATTTACCTGTGCCACATGGTAATTTATCGTGTGTTTGAAAAGTTACACCTTGTTCATCTATTTGGAAACGGTCTGCTGGCATATATCTTTACAGCTGTTGCAGTTATCTGCGGTTCGGTTGTGTTCTCGGTATGTGCCAAGTGGTTCTTAAATAAAATCGAAACATTCTTAAAAGAAAGAGTTAGGAGAGTTAATCATGTCTGA
- a CDS encoding glycosyltransferase encodes MRVLIINKFLYPNGGSETYIFKLGEALEQHGHEVQYFGMEHEGRCVGNRVNAYTSDMDFHGGSKLSKLTYPIKTIYSKEARVQLRKVLDDFKPDVCHLNNFNYQLTPSIILEIVKWRKETGRDCKIIFTAHDYQLVCPNHMLNNPNTHQNCEKCLGGHFVNCMKGKCIHGSTAKSAIGMMEAEFWKWKGTYKYIDTMICCSEFMKSKMDSNPLFATKTVAMHNFIDKVEWKETEKKDYVLYFGRFSEEKGIGTLIKVCKDLPDVQFIFAGTGPLDETVNGIKNIKNVGFQKGEALEKLIREARFSIYPSEWYENCPFSVMESQMYGTPVLGANIGGIPELIQVGKTGELFESGNAEDLKKKIEKLWGDKKLCAEYSANCKDISFDTIDEYYEKIMKVYQ; translated from the coding sequence ATGAGAGTATTGATAATAAATAAATTTCTATATCCAAACGGTGGATCAGAAACCTACATATTTAAGCTGGGTGAGGCGCTAGAGCAGCACGGACATGAGGTTCAGTACTTCGGTATGGAGCATGAAGGCCGCTGCGTGGGCAACCGGGTCAATGCTTATACATCTGATATGGACTTCCACGGTGGCAGCAAACTGAGCAAGCTGACCTACCCGATCAAGACCATCTACAGCAAGGAAGCAAGAGTGCAGCTGCGGAAAGTTCTGGACGACTTCAAGCCGGATGTCTGTCACCTGAACAACTTCAACTACCAGCTGACACCTTCCATCATCCTGGAAATTGTGAAGTGGCGTAAGGAGACCGGAAGAGATTGCAAGATCATCTTCACGGCACATGACTACCAGCTGGTCTGCCCGAACCACATGCTGAACAATCCAAACACCCACCAGAACTGTGAGAAGTGCCTCGGCGGCCATTTCGTGAACTGCATGAAAGGCAAGTGCATCCACGGTTCCACGGCAAAATCTGCCATCGGCATGATGGAAGCCGAGTTCTGGAAGTGGAAAGGTACCTATAAGTACATTGACACCATGATCTGCTGCTCGGAGTTCATGAAGAGCAAAATGGACAGCAACCCGCTGTTTGCAACGAAGACTGTGGCAATGCACAACTTCATCGACAAGGTGGAGTGGAAAGAGACGGAGAAAAAAGACTACGTCCTTTACTTTGGCCGCTTCTCCGAGGAGAAAGGCATCGGCACACTCATCAAGGTCTGCAAGGATCTGCCGGATGTACAGTTCATCTTCGCTGGCACCGGTCCTCTGGATGAGACGGTAAATGGTATTAAGAATATCAAGAACGTTGGCTTCCAGAAAGGCGAGGCACTGGAAAAGCTCATCCGTGAGGCACGGTTCTCCATCTACCCGTCTGAGTGGTATGAGAACTGCCCGTTCTCTGTGATGGAATCCCAGATGTACGGCACGCCGGTGCTGGGTGCAAACATCGGCGGCATCCCGGAACTGATTCAGGTTGGCAAGACCGGCGAGCTGTTCGAGAGTGGTAATGCTGAAGATCTGAAGAAGAAGATCGAGAAGCTCTGGGGTGATAAGAAGCTGTGTGCGGAGTACAGTGCGAACTGTAAGGATATTAGCTTCGATACCATTGATGAGTATTACGAGAAAATTATGAAGGTGTATCAGTAA
- a CDS encoding glycosyltransferase family 4 protein, producing MEEKIRLAVFGQKRLSREGGIEIVVKELCTRMAQNGCDITCYNRAGHHVSGAEYDKTIEYDGIRQKVVPTIEKKGLAAVSSSFFAALCSAFGRYDVVHIHAEGPAFFCWIPKLFGKRVISTIHGLDWAREKWKFGVGSKFIRQGEKNAVKYADEIIVLSKGVQKYFMETYGRETHFIPNGVNRPEVREAKLITDHFGLEKDSYILFLGRLVPEKGIRYLVEAFKNVKTDKKLVIAGGSSDTDSFMEELKELAKGDDRILFTGFVQGAMLDELYSNAYIYTLPSDLEGMPLSLLEAMSYGNCCLVSDIPECAEVVEDKALIFKKSDVEDLREKLQDACDHPEMVIRMKNQAADFICEKYNWDKVVKETMKLYRRK from the coding sequence ATGGAAGAAAAAATCAGACTTGCGGTTTTCGGACAGAAACGTCTTTCTCGTGAAGGCGGGATAGAGATTGTTGTAAAAGAGTTATGCACCCGAATGGCACAGAATGGTTGTGATATAACTTGCTACAATAGAGCAGGCCATCATGTGAGCGGTGCAGAGTATGATAAAACAATTGAATATGATGGCATCCGTCAAAAGGTTGTTCCGACCATTGAGAAGAAGGGACTTGCAGCGGTAAGCTCTTCCTTTTTCGCAGCACTTTGTAGTGCATTTGGAAGATATGATGTGGTGCATATCCATGCGGAAGGTCCTGCTTTTTTCTGTTGGATACCAAAACTTTTTGGCAAGCGTGTAATCAGCACTATTCACGGTTTGGACTGGGCCCGCGAAAAATGGAAATTTGGCGTTGGATCAAAATTTATCCGGCAGGGTGAAAAAAATGCTGTGAAATATGCAGATGAAATCATTGTTCTAAGCAAAGGCGTTCAGAAATATTTCATGGAGACCTACGGAAGGGAGACACATTTTATCCCTAATGGTGTCAATCGGCCAGAGGTTCGGGAGGCAAAGCTGATCACGGATCATTTTGGACTGGAAAAGGATTCCTACATACTGTTCCTCGGTCGTCTGGTGCCGGAGAAGGGGATTCGATATCTGGTTGAGGCATTCAAGAATGTCAAGACAGATAAAAAACTGGTCATCGCAGGTGGCTCTAGTGATACGGATTCCTTTATGGAGGAATTGAAAGAACTGGCGAAGGGTGACGATCGGATTCTCTTTACTGGGTTTGTGCAGGGAGCAATGCTGGATGAACTGTACAGCAACGCTTACATTTACACGTTGCCGTCCGATCTGGAAGGAATGCCATTAAGTCTGCTGGAGGCGATGAGCTACGGCAATTGCTGTCTGGTATCCGATATTCCAGAATGTGCAGAGGTTGTGGAAGATAAGGCATTGATTTTCAAAAAGTCAGATGTAGAGGACTTGCGAGAAAAATTGCAAGATGCCTGTGACCATCCAGAAATGGTTATAAGAATGAAGAATCAGGCAGCTGACTTTATCTGCGAGAAATACAACTGGGATAAAGTTGTAAAGGAAACGATGAAACTGTACAGGAGAAAATAA